In one Butyrivibrio proteoclasticus B316 genomic region, the following are encoded:
- a CDS encoding L-threonylcarbamoyladenylate synthase: METEVIVIKESEMNKEAFEGLKRAGQIIRDGGLVAFPTETVYGLGGDALNPMSSKKIYAAKGRPSDNPLIVHVANMDDLAGIVKEVPEAARKLADAFWPGPLTMIMNKNDKVPYETTGGLDTVAIRMPNNKIALELIRQSGGYIAAPSANTSGRPSPTVARYCVEDLSGKIEMIIDGGQVGIGLESTIVDLTSPVPMILRPGYITAQMLKDVLGEISIDKTIIDSKSTERPKAPGMKYKHYAPKGDLMIVQGAQEQVVSYINEQSALAASEGKRVGIIATDTTRELYKADVVKSVGNRQDERTIAHELFKVLREFDDENIDVMFSESFDDSGIGQAIMNRLLKAAGHNIKTV, encoded by the coding sequence GTGGAAACAGAAGTAATAGTAATAAAAGAAAGTGAAATGAACAAAGAGGCCTTTGAAGGCCTGAAAAGAGCAGGACAGATAATAAGGGATGGCGGACTTGTAGCTTTTCCGACTGAGACAGTTTATGGTCTTGGTGGAGATGCACTTAATCCAATGTCATCCAAGAAAATATATGCAGCAAAGGGCAGACCATCCGATAATCCGCTAATAGTGCATGTTGCCAATATGGATGATCTTGCAGGCATTGTAAAAGAGGTTCCGGAAGCAGCAAGGAAGCTGGCTGATGCATTCTGGCCAGGCCCTCTTACAATGATCATGAATAAGAATGACAAAGTCCCTTATGAAACAACCGGGGGACTTGATACAGTAGCTATCAGAATGCCTAACAATAAGATTGCACTTGAACTTATCAGGCAGTCAGGAGGTTATATAGCAGCGCCTTCAGCTAATACATCTGGAAGACCAAGCCCTACGGTTGCAAGGTATTGCGTAGAGGACCTCTCAGGTAAGATAGAGATGATAATTGATGGAGGCCAGGTTGGTATAGGCCTTGAATCAACAATTGTAGATCTGACATCGCCTGTTCCGATGATCCTTAGACCAGGCTATATTACAGCACAGATGCTAAAAGATGTTCTTGGAGAAATCAGCATAGATAAGACGATTATCGACAGTAAATCAACTGAGAGACCCAAGGCTCCGGGTATGAAATACAAGCACTATGCTCCAAAGGGAGACCTTATGATAGTACAGGGCGCTCAGGAGCAGGTAGTTTCTTATATAAATGAACAGTCTGCATTGGCAGCTTCAGAAGGTAAAAGAGTGGGAATCATTGCCACAGATACTACCAGAGAACTGTACAAGGCAGATGTTGTTAAGAGTGTAGGAAACAGACAGGATGAGCGTACAATAGCTCATGAACTGTTCAAGGTTCTTCGCGAATTTGATGATGAGAATATTGATGTTATGTTCTCTGAATCTTTTGACGACAGTGGAATCGGACAGGCTATTATGAACAGACTTCTAAAAGCTGCGGGACATAATATCAAAACTGTTTGA
- the rpiB gene encoding ribose 5-phosphate isomerase B, translating to MIALASDHGGFELKESVKRHLDERKIEYKDFGTYDLNSCDYPDFGAAAAKSVAAGECEKGIVICTTGIGISIVANKIKGVRCALCSEVSTARLTREHNDANVLAMGGGFVGPVLANEIVDTFLDTPFSNLEKHSRRIAKIAELEK from the coding sequence ATGATAGCATTAGCAAGTGATCACGGCGGATTTGAACTCAAGGAGTCAGTTAAGAGACACCTTGATGAGAGGAAGATTGAGTATAAGGATTTCGGAACTTATGATCTGAACTCATGTGACTATCCTGATTTTGGAGCTGCAGCTGCTAAATCAGTAGCAGCAGGAGAGTGCGAGAAAGGCATTGTGATCTGCACAACTGGAATCGGCATTTCAATAGTTGCTAACAAGATTAAGGGCGTTAGATGCGCTCTTTGCTCAGAAGTATCTACAGCCAGACTTACAAGAGAGCACAATGATGCAAATGTGCTTGCAATGGGCGGCGGTTTTGTTGGCCCTGTTCTTGCAAATGAGATAGTAGATACATTCCTTGATACACCTTTTTCAAATCTTGAGAAGCATAGCCGCAGAATAGCTAAAATTGCTGAGCTTGAGAAATAA
- the upp gene encoding uracil phosphoribosyltransferase: MAKVVIMDHPLIQHKIGYIRRTDTGTKDFRDTIAEIATLICYEATRDLQLQDVEIETPICKTTVKELKGRKLCVVPILRAGLGMVDGMLALIPAAKVGHIGLYRDPETLKPVEYYCKMPADVAEREIFVVDPMLATGGSSVAAIQMLKDRGCKHIHFLCIIAAPEGLEAMKAAHPDVDIYVGSLDEKLNEHGYIVPGLGDAGDRIFGTK; this comes from the coding sequence ATGGCAAAAGTAGTTATTATGGATCACCCACTGATTCAGCACAAGATTGGTTATATTAGGAGAACTGACACAGGTACTAAGGATTTCAGAGACACAATTGCAGAGATTGCAACACTTATCTGCTATGAAGCAACAAGAGATCTTCAGCTTCAGGATGTCGAGATTGAGACACCTATCTGCAAGACAACAGTCAAGGAGCTTAAGGGAAGAAAGCTTTGTGTAGTTCCTATTCTTAGAGCAGGTCTTGGTATGGTTGATGGAATGCTGGCTCTTATTCCTGCCGCTAAGGTTGGACATATCGGTCTTTATAGAGATCCTGAGACACTTAAGCCTGTAGAGTATTATTGCAAAATGCCTGCAGACGTTGCAGAGAGAGAAATTTTTGTAGTAGATCCAATGCTTGCAACAGGCGGTTCATCAGTTGCAGCTATCCAGATGCTCAAGGACAGAGGCTGTAAACATATTCATTTCCTGTGCATCATCGCAGCTCCTGAAGGACTTGAGGCTATGAAGGCAGCACATCCTGATGTTGATATTTACGTAGGTTCACTCGATGAGAAGCTCAACGAGCATGGATATATCGTTCCGGGTCTCGGCGACGCAGGAGACAGGATCTTCGGTACGAAATGA
- a CDS encoding deoxycytidylate deaminase — protein sequence MKREDYISWDEYFMGVAKLAAMRSKDPNTQVGSCIVSEDNNILSMGYNGFPKGCSDEEFPWERDGEDELGTKYPFVTHSELNAILNYRGGSLVGAKIYVSLFPCNECAKAIIQAGIRTVVYDSDKYSTSASTRASKKMFDAAGVRYYQYQPSGRNIKITI from the coding sequence ATGAAAAGAGAAGACTATATTTCTTGGGATGAGTATTTTATGGGAGTTGCCAAACTCGCTGCAATGAGATCCAAGGATCCCAATACTCAGGTTGGAAGTTGCATTGTAAGCGAAGATAATAACATTCTTTCCATGGGCTACAATGGATTTCCTAAGGGATGCTCTGATGAGGAGTTTCCATGGGAAAGAGATGGAGAGGATGAACTTGGGACCAAGTATCCTTTTGTTACTCATAGTGAGCTCAATGCAATACTTAATTACAGGGGCGGAAGCCTTGTAGGTGCCAAGATATATGTATCTCTTTTTCCTTGTAATGAGTGTGCCAAGGCTATAATACAGGCAGGTATTCGCACTGTGGTATATGATAGTGATAAGTACAGCACTTCTGCCAGCACCAGAGCATCAAAGAAGATGTTTGATGCTGCAGGAGTCAGATACTATCAGTACCAGCCAAGCGGCAGAAATATTAAAATTACCATATGA
- a CDS encoding cell wall hydrolase, with amino-acid sequence MKKTNWVCGKRIVAILAAVVIGLGSTSSVKVTATESTRKQLEDAKEKKKQSQNDLDNTKDDIAEMNEEKSSLQNQLSSLNNQLTEVSNNLEDLEEQIDDKEIEIENTMAELEAARKTEVSQYASMKKRVQFIYEKQNFVLFDMLVGATSFANFLNQNNYVEQLSAYDRKMFLQYIETRKSIEAKEAKLKEEKEQLDEYKVKAQAEQSRVSGLVNQTSGSIKQYANDISDAEAKAQALEDQIKAQEADIKKLEAKLAEEIRLSKLAASSAWRNISEVSFADGDRYLLANLIYCEAGSEPYEGKVAVGAVVINRVLSSVYPDTVVGVIYQNKQFSPVSSGRLALALAEGKATAACYQAADEAMKGYSNVGNCVYFRTPVPGLSGINIGGHVFY; translated from the coding sequence ATGAAGAAGACAAACTGGGTTTGTGGTAAAAGAATAGTAGCGATACTGGCTGCGGTTGTTATTGGTTTAGGATCCACATCTTCTGTGAAGGTTACTGCTACAGAATCAACCAGGAAACAGCTTGAAGATGCTAAAGAGAAAAAGAAACAGTCACAAAACGATTTGGACAATACCAAGGATGACATTGCCGAAATGAATGAGGAAAAGTCATCCCTTCAGAATCAGCTCAGTTCGCTGAACAATCAGCTTACAGAAGTCAGTAATAATCTGGAAGATCTGGAAGAACAGATTGATGATAAAGAAATAGAAATTGAGAATACAATGGCGGAACTGGAAGCAGCCAGAAAAACAGAAGTTTCTCAGTATGCCAGCATGAAAAAGCGTGTTCAGTTCATCTATGAGAAACAGAACTTTGTTCTTTTTGATATGTTGGTGGGTGCAACAAGCTTTGCAAATTTCCTCAATCAGAACAACTATGTTGAGCAGTTATCAGCTTATGACAGGAAGATGTTTCTGCAATATATAGAAACAAGGAAGAGCATTGAGGCCAAGGAGGCCAAGCTGAAAGAGGAAAAAGAGCAGCTTGATGAATACAAGGTCAAGGCTCAGGCAGAACAGAGCAGAGTTTCCGGACTAGTTAATCAGACATCCGGTAGTATCAAGCAATATGCCAATGATATCTCTGATGCAGAAGCCAAGGCTCAGGCTTTGGAGGATCAGATCAAGGCTCAGGAAGCTGATATTAAGAAACTGGAAGCTAAGCTTGCAGAAGAAATAAGGCTTTCCAAACTGGCAGCATCTTCTGCCTGGAGGAATATTTCAGAGGTTTCTTTTGCAGATGGCGACAGATATCTTCTGGCTAATCTGATTTATTGTGAGGCAGGATCAGAGCCATATGAAGGTAAAGTAGCCGTAGGAGCTGTTGTAATCAATAGAGTTTTGAGTTCAGTATATCCGGATACTGTTGTGGGTGTTATTTATCAGAATAAACAGTTTTCGCCTGTGAGCAGCGGAAGACTTGCGCTTGCACTGGCAGAGGGCAAAGCAACAGCAGCCTGTTACCAGGCTGCCGATGAAGCTATGAAAGGCTATTCAAATGTAGGAAACTGTGTTTATTTCAGGACACCGGTTCCGGGGCTGAGTGGAATAAATATAGGTGGGCATGTATTTTATTGA
- a CDS encoding DUF402 domain-containing protein, which translates to MDHPILYRKRFIPDECLELKDDIILECNGKQIVTKWNTIHSRCDLARGYSCYYLDRGYKISKFLRSDDSLLCWYCDIITYEYNPDKNSLLVIDLLADVKIYPDGRQRVVDLDELSEAFEKRLIDETLLKKSLLSLNKLLNDLYEVGIIELASPIEKLADKNDQ; encoded by the coding sequence ATGGATCATCCAATCTTGTACCGCAAACGCTTCATTCCTGATGAATGCCTTGAACTCAAGGATGATATCATTCTGGAATGTAACGGCAAACAAATTGTAACCAAGTGGAATACCATTCACAGCAGATGCGATCTGGCCAGGGGGTATTCCTGCTATTATCTGGATCGCGGCTACAAGATCAGCAAATTCCTGCGTTCTGACGATTCACTCCTATGCTGGTACTGCGATATCATAACCTATGAATACAATCCTGATAAAAATTCCCTTTTAGTAATTGATCTTCTCGCTGACGTGAAAATTTATCCTGACGGACGACAGCGGGTTGTTGATCTTGATGAGTTATCAGAAGCTTTTGAGAAGCGACTGATTGATGAAACACTTCTGAAAAAGAGCCTGCTCTCACTGAACAAGCTCCTTAATGATCTGTACGAAGTAGGCATTATTGAACTGGCCAGCCCGATTGAAAAACTGGCCGATAAAAATGATCAATAA